The Oryzias melastigma strain HK-1 linkage group LG13, ASM292280v2, whole genome shotgun sequence genome window below encodes:
- the LOC112149784 gene encoding claudin-4, translating to MISAGFQILGISLGIIGWIGSIVTCILPQWRVSAFVNNNIITAQTTWEGIWMSCMVQSTGQMQCKVYDSMLALSTDIKVSRALIIISILLGIVALLLSIAGGKCTNCVEDEVSKAKVSITAGAIFILAGILCLVPVSYTANTIIQDFYNPMLGVNKMELGASLFIGWGSAALLILGGGLLCSNCPPNNKDNSTAKYTRPQAASGYV from the coding sequence ATGATATCGGCTGGATTTCAGATCCTGGGCATCAGCCTGGGAATCATCGGCTGGATTGGGAGCATCGTGACCTGCATCCTGCCTCAGTGGAGGGTCTCTGCCTTCGTCAACAACAACATCATCACGGCTCAGACGACATGGGAGGGCATCTGGATGAGCTGCATGGTCCAGAGCACGGGCCAGATGCAGTGTAAGGTCTACGACTCCATGCTGGCTCTAAGCACCGACATCAAGGTGTCCCGCGCCCTCATCATCATCTCCATCCTGCTGGGCATCGTCGCTCTGCTGCTGTCCATCGCCGGGGGCAAGTGCACCAACTGTGTGGAGGATGAGGTCTCCAAAGCAAAGGTCAGCATCACGGCCGGCGCCATCTTCATCCTTGCGGGAATCCTGTGCCTCGTCCCCGTGAGCTACACGGCCAACACCATCATCCAGGATTTCTACAACCCCATGTTAGGAGTCAACAAGATGGAGCTGGGAGCCTCCCTCTTCATCGGCTGGGGGTCGGCTGCCCTGCTCATCCTGGGAGGCGGACTTCTCTGCTCCAACTGCCCCCCCAACAATAAAGATAATTCCACCGCCAAGTACACAAGGCCTCAAGCGGCAAGCGGTTACgtgtga
- the LOC112149770 gene encoding claudin-4, with protein sequence MGRVGKETTGQILSFVGFVLAAVCSGIPMWRVTSYIGANIVTGQIVWDGLWMNCVMQSTGQMQCKLNESLMSLTPDLQTARALVIACLIFAFIGFVISFVGAKCTSCLERDASKANTVIICGCLIILAAVLILIPVCWSAAVTISDFQNPLTVATQKRELGAAIYIGWCSAVCLLVGGIVLTTSCPPQSTFYQKNPGTQMYPYAPYMNRSVYTPVYAPASSQPYTASGTYVPVKPNPAPTAYSPRQYI encoded by the coding sequence ATGGGGAGGGTCGGCAAGGAGACGACGGGTCAGATCCTCAGCTTCGTGGGCTTCGTCCTGGCGGCTGTGTGCTCTGGGATCCCTATGTGGAGAGTCACCTCCTACATTGGGGCCAACATTGTGACGGGACAGATCGTGTGGGACGGTCTGTGGATGAACTGTGTGATGCAGAGCACCGGGCAGATGCAGTGTAAGCTGAATGAGTCATTGATGAGCCTGACGCCGGATCTGCAGACCGCCCGAGCCCTGGTCATCGCCTGCCTCATCTTCGCCTTCATCGGCTTCGTTATCTCGTTTGTCGGAGCCAAGTGCACCAGCTGTTTAGAAAGAGACGCTTCCAAAGCCAACACGGTGATCATTTGTGGCTGCCTCATCATTCTGGCTGCGGTTCTGATCCTGATTCCAGTGTGCTGGTCTGCGGCCGTCACCATCTCTGACTTTCAGAACCCTTTGACTGTTGCTACTCAGAAGCGGGAGCTGGGAGCTGCCATCTACATCGGCTGGTGCTCTGCTGTATGTCTGCTGGTCGGAGGGATAGTCTTGACCACTTCCTGTCCTCCTCAAAGTACCTTCTACCAGAAGAACCCAGGAACACAAATGTACCCGTATGCTCCGTACATGAACCGCTCCGTCTACACGCCAGTGTATGCCCCTGCGTCCAGCCAGCCGTACACCGCATCAGGGACGTACGTACCAGTCAAGCCCAACCCTGCTCCAACCGCATACTCTCCTCGACAGTACATCTAG
- the LOC112149773 gene encoding claudin-4-like — MVSQGIQISGMLLAVGGWLLDVIVCALPMWKVSAFVGANIITAQTVWQGMWMNCVVQSTGQMQCKVYDSVLALPQDLQAARAMIIISILLGIFGLVFSIAGGKCTNCIEHEKSKSKASIVAGVMFILSGVLCLIPVSWSANSVINDFYNPMMFEAQRFEMGAALYIGWAAAALLLMGGVLLCWNFPPKYEQPRYVPKFTPVKSASTSREYV, encoded by the coding sequence ATGGTTTCTCAGGGGATTCAGATCAGCGGCATGCTGCTGGCCGTGGGGGGCTGGCTGCTGGACGTGATAGTGTGCGCCTTGCCCATGTGGAAGGTCTCCGCCTTTGTGGGGGCCAACATCATCACGGCTCAGACCGTCTGGCAGGGCATGTGGATGAACTGCGTGGTGCAGAGCACGGGGCAGATGCAGTGCAAAGTCTACGACTCGGTGCTGGCTCTGCCGCAGGACCTGCAGGCGGCTCGCGCCATGATAATTATCTCCATCCTGCTGGGGATCTTCGGGCTGGTTTTCTCCATCGCTGGTGGGAAGTGCACAAACTGCATCGAGCACGAGAAGTCCAAATCCAAGGCCTCCATCGTGGCGGGGGTGATGTTCATCCTGTCGGGCGTCCTCTGCCTCATCCCCGTCTCTTGGTCCGCCAATTCGGTGATCAACGACTTCTACAACCCCATGATGTTTGAAGCTCAGAGGTTCGAGATGGGGGCTGCTCTGTACATCGGCTGGGCCGCCGCGGCGCTGCTGCTGATGGGAGGGGTGCTTCTGTGCTGGAACTTCCCGCCTAAATACGAACAGCCCCGATACGTGCCCAAGTTCACGCCAGTGAAGTCCGCCTCCACATCCAGGGAATATGTCTGA